A part of Pectinophora gossypiella chromosome Z, ilPecGoss1.1, whole genome shotgun sequence genomic DNA contains:
- the LOC126380416 gene encoding uncharacterized protein LOC126380416, with product MWRWVVLCQASTLLVVDGTLDFRFFNQRRQFAPTTQVNCFEYTLNADGGFGKALDKGWRFPKKATTGLFTATIAPTFPTDPLLNINEISKRIDHLLPDGHDILKEHAKLVQDINSLRQVVFVAPLAGEDNRDYDDTIFHEIIETSTTTTARPTTTKPLKPSKQIPIILLGGASQRQVVKSQPLKFPKPTINLVGTSVSPLAKHPYPFVMQANSRKPVKVCMTTLPMAMYPTTTRRPSLWQRILNSLIPR from the exons ATGTGGCGGTGGGTGGTGTTGTGCCAGGCGTCGACGCTGCTCGTGGTCGACGGCACGCTCGATTTCAGGTTTTTCAACCAACGGCGGCAGTTTGCACCAACAACTCAG GTGAACTGCTTTGAATATACCTTGAATGCAGACGGCGGCTTCGGGAAGGCACTGGACAAAG GATGGCGATTCCCGAAAAAGGCGACCACCGGCTTATTTACTGCAACTATAGCTCCAACATTTCCAACCGATCCGTTGCTTAACATCAACGAGATATCAAAGAGGATCGATCACCTGCTTCCTGACGGCCACGACATATTAAAGGAGCACGCTAAGTTAGTACAAGACATAAACAGTTTGAGACAAGTCGTGTTCGTTGCTCCGTTGGCAGGCGAAGATAACAGGGACTACGACGATACAATTTTTCATGAAATCATTGAGACTTCCACAACAACCACAGCCAGGCCGACCACCACGAAGCCGCTGAAACCTAGTAAACAGATACCGATCATCCTACTTGGCGGCGCGAGCCAGCGGCAGGTGGTCAAGAGCCAACCACTAAAGTTCCCGAAGCCTACAATTAATCTCGTTGGTACGTCCGTGTCTCCATTGGCAAAGCATCCATATCCATTTGTTATGCAAGCTAATTCAAGGAAGCCAGTCAAAGTTTGCATGACGACCCTGCCCATGGCTATGTACCCCACGACTACACGACGTCCCTCTCTTTGGCAGAGAATCCTCAATTCCCTCATACCCAGATAG